One Gadus chalcogrammus isolate NIFS_2021 chromosome 22, NIFS_Gcha_1.0, whole genome shotgun sequence genomic window carries:
- the dpm3 gene encoding dolichol-phosphate mannosyltransferase subunit 3 translates to MTKLLEWVFGVSVLGAAWAFVTFDILKMSIPRPYREVAWPMPLYLLVTFGCYSLATVGYRVATFNDCDDAAKELQAQIIEAREDLRKKGLKF, encoded by the coding sequence ATGACCAAGCTTTTGGAGTGGGTCTTCGGCGTCTCGGTATTAGGAGCAGCCTGGGCATTTGTCACATTCGACATCCTGAAGATGAGCATCCCTCGGCCCTACAGGGAGGTCGCCTGGCCCATGCCCCTGTACCTGCTGGTCACGTTCGGCTGCTATTCTCTGGCCACAGTGGGATACAGAGTGGCCACCTTCAACGACTGTGACGACGCAGCAAAGGAACTACAGGCGCAGATAATAGAGGCCAGAGAGGACTTGAGAAAAAAGGGATTAAAGttctga
- the LOC130376248 gene encoding ephrin-A1-like encodes MSILIWRLGRPTFWLTLLPSLSLSPPVRFVWNNYAVKVKLNDYLDIVCPHYPLGEVASQDAERYVLYMVEKEDYDACKPQSYDQMRWECSHPFAPHAPEKFSEKFQRFTPFTLGKEFRQGESYYYISKPLHHHGQECLRLRVDVIAVDGSQEARVAKGGGGTAGAAGTAGAEAGGGVHNPSNRLPPADDPVVILPDVQKSTRTISGDASSTRSTLLLLGPVSLLLLLLQH; translated from the exons ATGTCGATACTCATCTGGCGTCTCGGCAGAC CAACATTTTGGCtaaccctccttccctctctctctctctctcctcccgtcaGGTTCGTGTGGAACAACTACGCGGTGAAGGTGAAGCTCAACGACTACCTGGACATCGTGTGTCCCCACTACCCGCTGGGCGAGGTGGCGTCGCAGGACGCCGAGCGCTACGTCCTCtacatggtggagaaggaggactaCGACGCCTGCAAGCCCCAGTCCTACGACCAGATGCGCTGGGAGTGCAGCCACCCGTTTGCACCCCACGCCCCAGAGAAGTTCTCGGAGAAGTTCCAGCGGTTCACGCCCTTCACCCTTGGCAAGGAGTTCCGCCAGGGCGAGAGCTACTATTACATCT CCAAACCGTTGCACCACCACGGGCAGGAGTGCCTCCGGCTTAGGGTGGATGTGATCGCTGTCGACG GCTCTCAGGAGGCGCGGGTGGCGAAGGGAGGCGGTGGCACCGCCGGGGCAGCCGGGACAGCCGGAGCCGAGGCGGGAGGCGGTGTCCACAACCCGTCCAACAGACTGCCTCCAG CAGACGACCCCGTGGTGATCCTGCCAGACGTCCAGAAGAGCACGCGCACCATCTCCGGGGACGCTTCCTCCACCCGCTCCACCCTGTTGCTGCTGGGGCCGGTGTcgttactgctgctgctgctgcagcactgA